One Spinacia oleracea cultivar Varoflay chromosome 4, BTI_SOV_V1, whole genome shotgun sequence DNA segment encodes these proteins:
- the LOC130472527 gene encoding uncharacterized protein, which produces MPPPKNLLHFMPLPGQKLKSVVVVEPPPVDQPLAEEDTIPSPLKPSAALGIEIQDITKVMEAIEADLVPGSDVPIVAEQKEEAADVSLEREKSPDKEMVDLTEAHVEVPEAEKEEPEQGLTRKRRHSTLGSTSTSALDRLIHADPCSDVPLKRIPEEVREAMARYARAPVLGENPMAHVGSLVGPEAARENLLRANPQWRVPGAEERNPAMMAQYYLNEAVFWSSFASECSSVEERQLRRYQEAYARDIPVLDQKAGQLMAEMVDLKQLYLQYSREAREAAEQIGAEVGRLTFQVEEDAEKIASFDRERREMAAKFASELEEKDSLLKEMTSKFEAAIKQSQEAEARLQQFIKHREIVQNQADKVPVLQLKIREKDAAIRKLEQERVDLYTADQCREQYWNGILGARRMFAKHMPHFPWNEKVPLWMRAQDHLVECQADRDEAEAERQAALAEARAQKAASEGDTTAGGSSKDAPLGDAPETPKS; this is translated from the exons atgcctcctcccaaaaacctccttcacttcatgcccttgcccgggcagaagttgaagagtgtggtggttgtggAACCGCCTCCCGTGGACCAACCGctggctgaggaagataccatcccttctccgctgaagccgtctgctgctttagggatcgagatccaggatataaccaaggtgatggaggcaattgaagccgaccttgttcctggctcggatgtccctattgtggccgagcagaaggaagaagctgctgacgtttctctcgaaagggagaaaagtccggataaggagatggtggatctcaccgaagctcacgtagaggttcccgaagctgagaaggaggaacccgagcagggtctgacgaggaagaggcgtcATTCGACCTTGGGCTCcacttcgacctcggccctggatagactgatccacgctgacccttgctcggatgttccgctgaaacggatccccgaggaggtaagggaagcgatggctcgctatgccagagctccggttttgggggagaaccccatggctcacgtgggatctttggtgggtcccgaagctgcacgggagaatcttcttcgggccaacccgcagtggagggttcctggagctgaggagaggaacccagctatgatggcccaatattatctgaatgag gctgttttctggtcctcgttcgcttccgagtgtagctcggttgaggaaaGGCAGCTGAGGAggtatcaggaggcttatgctcgtgatatccctgtcttggaccagaaggctgggcagctcatggccgagatggtggacctcaagcaactgtaccttcagtacagtcgtgaggctagggaAGCGGCGGAacagatcggggccgaagttgggaGGCTCACTTTCCAagttgaagaggatgctgaaaagatagcttccttcgacagggagaggagagaaatggctgccaagtttgcgagcgaacttgaagaaaaagacagtcttctcaaggagatgacgtctaaatttgaggcggccattaagcagagccaggaagcggaggcgaggcttcagcagtttATCAAGCACCGGGAGATTGTTCAgaatcaagctgacaaggtgcccgttctccagctgaagatccgagagaaagatgctgccattcggaagttggagcaagagagagttgacctctacactgctgatcagtgtagagagcaatactggaatggcatcctgggtgctcggcggatgttcgcgaagcacatgcctcatttcccttggaatgagaaggttccgctctggatgagggcccaggatcacttggtggagtgccaggccgatcgagacgaagctgaagctgaa